A window of Roseburia hominis A2-183 genomic DNA:
AACTGCGCCTACAATACCGACAAGCCAATCCAGCGGAGCAAGACCGGGTGCAAAGTCAGCAAAGGCCGGGCCAATCGTCTGGCCCAGCCCGATGAGCTTATGTGCAAAATCGTTACCCGCCGCCAGCCGGTAGGCCGTTCCCAGCTTGAGGAACGCCCACAGGATGAACAGATAGGGAATGTTCAGAATGAGATATTTTCTAATCTTATCTGTCCTCATGGGCCACCTCCTTTGCATGTTCTTTCTGTTTCGGCTTTTCTTTGGAAAGCTGATCCGCCGCCTGTTGCAGTTGTTCTCGGATGGGAACTCGGTTCGATTTTGCTTTGCTTAACACCTTCCGGGAATACTCAGAAAAGCAGGCGGTCATTGCGTCTGCCTGTCCAGCCTTGAAAAACAACAGGTATTTGTCCGGCCCGGTTTTATAGAACGCATAGTCTACATTCCATTTCCGGGCCACACGGTCAAAGGACTTGGCATCCCCGGATAGCTCGATGCTGTTTGTGGATGTACCGTGTGCCATGAGCTTTCGCACACTTTGCTTGCCGTGTGGTGTTTGCCGCCCACGGTATGCCTTGCGGATCTTCCGCCCCACCATACCCAGCACATACGCCAGTCCCCGCGCCGTCAGCTTGGTTGTTTTTACGGATATGGCTATCGTGCGCCGGGAAATATCTTCATCAATCAGTTACACCGCCTCCTTCCTTGGGACAATTTGTCTCGAAGTACCGTCACCGATCCCCACGGTCTTTTTTCTGCATTTGACGGTAGCCCTCCAGCGAAGAACCGTCTATGATTTCCTGATAGGCGGCCATTTGCTCCCGGATAGAGAGCTTCGGGAAAGAGAATACCTTATGTTCCTTGGGAATATCCTGCAAGCCGTGATACACTTCCACGAAATGATCGCTTTCTTTGACAACATAGCCGCCCGGGGCAAAATGGCCGTTTTCGTGGATGCAGGCATCCCGGCCATACGCCTCATAATCGAAATACGGTTTTACCTGATCCGGCACATCCAACATTTCCAGATCGTCCACATAAATGCGCCCCAGCGTTTCCTCATCGGATACGCCGGGGTAAAAGCCGTAACAGTCCAGATTTTGTGTCAGATTGATGATGTCCCGCACCGAAGAACAGTGATCGCCGCTGTCGAGGACGGCCTCCAGTGTTTCCAGCTCCGATGAGGTAAGCTCGGAAAGCAGGCAGGCCAGATGATTAAGCTCGTCCAGATTTTCATACTCGCTCAAATGGTCATAGAGCCCCAGCACATCCCCATCGAAAGAGGTAATAAAAATTTCCTGATAGCGGACGCCATCCACGCCGATCCGTTTCAAAAGAGCCTCCACCTCCTGGGCGGTTGTGGGAAATTTCAGTGTTTCACCCACAAGCTGGCCCTCGCTGTACTTTCCGGCGTTGGTAACGTAGGCTTCAAACAGGGTTGCCATTAGCGGCGGCCCTGTCCCTTGACGGTCAGGATGCCCTCAAGGGTTGTTGCCGTAATTCCCAGCCGCTGGGCCACGGCAATATCATTTTTCATGGCTTCGGTCATACTGTGCCCGCAAACAACCAGCACATGAGAACGGCGGAGCAGGTCACGGCTCATGTCGATGCCGCTTTTATGCTCCTCGGGAACAGCATCATTGAGAAACAGGGGCAAGTACAAAGGCGGACAAATAGGAGAAAAGCCTGCCTCATACACGGTGCGGCAATACTGCGCCGCCAGTTCT
This region includes:
- a CDS encoding DUF3801 domain-containing protein — protein: MIDEDISRRTIAISVKTTKLTARGLAYVLGMVGRKIRKAYRGRQTPHGKQSVRKLMAHGTSTNSIELSGDAKSFDRVARKWNVDYAFYKTGPDKYLLFFKAGQADAMTACFSEYSRKVLSKAKSNRVPIREQLQQAADQLSKEKPKQKEHAKEVAHEDR
- a CDS encoding DUF7768 domain-containing protein; the encoded protein is MKRPLAYITAAWLGGDSENAELAAQYCRTVYEAGFSPICPPLYLPLFLNDAVPEEHKSGIDMSRDLLRRSHVLVVCGHSMTEAMKNDIAVAQRLGITATTLEGILTVKGQGRR
- a CDS encoding antirestriction protein ArdA, with the protein product MATLFEAYVTNAGKYSEGQLVGETLKFPTTAQEVEALLKRIGVDGVRYQEIFITSFDGDVLGLYDHLSEYENLDELNHLACLLSELTSSELETLEAVLDSGDHCSSVRDIINLTQNLDCYGFYPGVSDEETLGRIYVDDLEMLDVPDQVKPYFDYEAYGRDACIHENGHFAPGGYVVKESDHFVEVYHGLQDIPKEHKVFSFPKLSIREQMAAYQEIIDGSSLEGYRQMQKKDRGDR